A part of Bacillus rossius redtenbacheri isolate Brsri chromosome 1, Brsri_v3, whole genome shotgun sequence genomic DNA contains:
- the LOC134527744 gene encoding uncharacterized protein LOC134527744 isoform X1 codes for MSVRNKFCYVCAQSISGEDIPKHACYKNWSGSSTSMEANIILEGFQQSEALYNVKYSKMIADGDSSCYKKILEARPYANLTVEKIECRNHLLRNYCTKLRNLSEQHRIGSSSQRKLLLQKILKLRRAVTEAVKHRKSEEMSLREKIALLQADILNGPSHVFGDHSKCCQYFCSGPKEGEKNIVPELKMSELYEHIMKAVKYLAYNSRSLIHDVDSNVVKQFNSIIAKIVGGKRINYALKRSYQGRCSAAVVSHNTKKPHYVLHKTWCDGFSPNKFVKKLELSRSRKREETGSKEKRVKRAIIMKRSKSENPSGLGDANYGPNCERPDMTPDLFQVEKENLLKSLEKTVEERREIERGTLLQAGSGEWLERRRKMLTASKFGRICRRRATTSCKALVKNIIYSSSISSVPAIAYGKKNESIALEQLERQENLVIQQCGLFIDEQLPFLGATPDGLIGEHGLVEIKCPSSAAGIDVDKAVSDGKLGYLMCNDQNKVTRLKTNHDYYYQVQGQLHITNRKFALFAIWTSKDIPIKVVTVQKDDQFWKEKMEKQLTRFYFDCMVPELVDPRSTRNMEIRDPEYIRHIPCKKKGKVSASKNSKDIIMQ; via the coding sequence ATGTCAGTACGGAACAAGTTTTGTTACGTATGTGCACAAAGTATAAGTGGAGAGGACATTCCCAAGCATGCCTGCTACAAAAATTGGTCGGGAAGCTCCACTAGTATGGAAGCAAATATTATACTAGAAGGATTTCAACAGAGTGAGGCGCTCTACAACGTGAAGTACAGTAAAATGATTGCTGATGGTGACAGTAGCTGTTATAAGAAGATATTGGAGGCACGACCATATGCAAATCTAACTGTTGAAAAAATAGAGTGCCGTAATCATCTTCTACGAAATTATTGTACCAAACTGAGGAACTTGTCAGAACAGCACAGGATTGGTTCTTCATCGCAAAGGaaattattacttcaaaaaattttgaaactacgAAGGGCAGTGACCGAAGCTGTGAAACATCGTAAGTCGGAAGAAATGTCACTCCGTGAAAAAATAGCTCTCCTTCAAGCCGACATTTTGAATGGACCAAGCCATGTCTTTGGTGATCATAGTAAGTGTTGTCAGTATTTTTGTTCGGGTCCTAAGGAAGGTGAGAAAAATATTGTGCCTGAACTGAAAATGAGTGAGTTGTACGAACACATTATGAAAGCTGTTAAGTATTTAGCATATAATTCAAGGAGCTTAATTCATGATGTCGATAGCAATGTTGTCAAACAGTTCAACTCGATAATAGCCAAAATTGTTGGAGGCAAGAGAATCAACTATGCGCTAAAGAGATCTTATCAGGGAAGATGCTCCGCTGCAGTTGTTTCTCACAACACCAAAAAGCCACATTATGTACTACACAAAACATGGTGTGACGGTTTCAGCCCAAACAAGTTTGTCAAGAAATTGGAGCTGTCTCGGTCAAGGAAAAGAGAAGAAACAGGTTCCAAAGAAAAGCGTGTGAAACGCGCTATCATTATGAAAAGAAGCAAATCTGAAAACCCCTCAGGTTTAGGAGATGCTAACTATGGTCCGAACTGTGAACGGCCAGATATGACCCCCGATCTTTTTCAAGTAGAAAAAGAAAATCTACTGAAGTCACTGGAAAAAACTGTTGAAGAACGCAGAGAAATTGAGAGGGGAACACTTCTTCAAGCAGGTAGTGGTGAATGGCTGGAACGGAGGCGCAAAATGCTGACAGCTTCCAAATTTGGACGAATTTGTCGCCGACGTGCTACTACAAGTTGCAAAGCCTTGGTTAAAAACATCATATACTCATCGAGTATTTCAAGTGTTCCAGCTATTGCATATGGAAAAAAGAACGAATCGATTGCTCTTGAGCAGCTTGAAAGGCAAGAGAATTTAGTAATCCAACAATGTGGCCTTTTCATAGATGAACAACTTCCATTCCTTGGAGCAACTCCAGATGGCTTGATTGGGGAGCATGGCCTTGTAGAAATCAAATGCCCGTCGTCTGCAGCAGGTATCGATGTAGATAAAGCAGTTTCAGATGGTAAATTAGGTTATCTGATGTGCAACGACCAAAACAAAGTTACACGCTTGAAAACAAATCATGACTATTATTATCAAGTACAGGGACAGCTACACATCACAAACAGAAAATTTGCTCTTTTCGCCATTTGGACATCAAAAGATATTCCCATTAAAGTTGTTACTGTACAAAAAGATGATcaattttggaaagaaaaaatggaGAAACAGTTGACCAGGTTCTATTTTGACTGCATGGTTCCAGAACTGGTAGACCCTCGTTCTACCAGAAACATGGAAATCAGAGATCCAGAGTATATTAGGCATATTCCATGCAAAAAGAAAGGAAAAGTGTCTGCCTCGAAGAACTCAAAAGACATAATAATGCAATGA